In Cyanobium sp. WAJ14-Wanaka, a single genomic region encodes these proteins:
- a CDS encoding glycosyltransferase, with translation MRILISHNNYPSQFRRLAPALAEQGHEVVFVAQQQEWHAQAPGPGVRLITYQPHRVGGSEALHPYLRRFEACVLQGQAAYRACHALSQEGWQPDFILNHVGFGNGFYLSDLFPQARRIGLFEWYYNSHGADVDFLRRGDVEPDRAMRLRTWNAQILLELAHCHIGVVPTQWQWQQFPEHLRGHLQVIHEGVDVQRLSQLRSAGLPRPACLPEDSPLEILTYVSRGFEDYRGFPQAMQAIALLQARRPNLHVLIAGSDQVAYGASRSDGRSWGAWAREELPLDDARTHWLGPLQEGEYHQLLACSDVHLYLTVPFVLSWSLIEAMAAGCCLVASATAPVQEVLTDGKSARLVDFFCPEAQAQAIAELLDDQSQRERLAKGAAQAALGFTSIGGLASWSALLSLNSDQTAHSAFL, from the coding sequence ATGAGGATCCTGATATCCCACAACAACTATCCATCCCAATTTCGCCGGCTGGCTCCTGCCCTGGCGGAACAGGGCCACGAGGTGGTATTTGTGGCACAACAGCAGGAATGGCATGCCCAGGCCCCCGGGCCCGGAGTGCGCCTGATCACCTACCAGCCCCACCGGGTCGGTGGCTCTGAGGCCCTACATCCCTATCTGAGAAGGTTCGAGGCCTGTGTGTTGCAGGGTCAGGCCGCCTATCGCGCCTGCCACGCCCTAAGCCAAGAAGGTTGGCAGCCTGATTTCATTCTCAACCATGTGGGCTTTGGTAACGGCTTTTACCTCAGTGATCTATTCCCCCAAGCCCGCCGGATCGGCTTGTTTGAGTGGTATTACAACTCCCATGGAGCCGATGTGGATTTCCTTCGCCGCGGCGATGTGGAACCTGATCGGGCCATGCGCCTGCGTACCTGGAATGCCCAGATCCTGCTTGAGTTAGCCCATTGCCACATTGGTGTGGTGCCAACCCAATGGCAGTGGCAACAATTCCCCGAGCATCTTCGTGGCCATCTGCAGGTAATTCACGAGGGTGTGGACGTTCAGAGGCTTTCCCAGCTGCGGAGCGCTGGGCTGCCCCGCCCTGCCTGCCTGCCTGAGGATTCTCCCTTGGAAATCCTCACCTACGTAAGCCGGGGTTTTGAGGATTACCGCGGCTTTCCCCAGGCAATGCAGGCAATTGCCCTGCTCCAGGCGCGCAGGCCAAACTTGCACGTATTGATCGCTGGCTCCGACCAGGTGGCCTATGGAGCCAGTCGCAGCGACGGGCGCAGCTGGGGTGCCTGGGCCCGTGAAGAGCTTCCCCTTGATGATGCCCGCACCCATTGGCTAGGCCCCCTGCAGGAGGGGGAATATCACCAGCTGCTTGCCTGCAGCGATGTGCATCTTTACCTCACCGTGCCCTTTGTGCTGAGTTGGAGCCTGATCGAAGCGATGGCAGCCGGCTGCTGCCTGGTGGCGAGTGCAACCGCACCGGTGCAGGAGGTGCTTACTGATGGCAAGAGTGCCAGGTTGGTTGATTTCTTTTGCCCCGAGGCCCAGGCCCAGGCCATTGCTGAGCTGCTCGACGACCAGTCCCAACGCGAGAGGCTCGCAAAGGG
- a CDS encoding glycosyltransferase, translated as MHQNFPGQFRQLAPYLAQQGHELVAICSHQRPVALTGRILRYQEPAKPTGLPLGSMIWHEGLERAAAVARLCAQLEAQGWRPDRILAHSGWGETIAIDQVWPNVPQIVWPELWVQPHHGGHGHDPLLPVPGLEEHLAQLGRNALTRTALAKARLWILPTRHQANSFPAVFQGARLQVVHEGIDTALACPDPQASYEVRGIAINRHIPTITFINRNLERLRGFDQFLRSLVVIQREHPTVRALIVGDNEGGYGGAHSSGLPLKQVLLEELAGQLDLERIHFLGRVPHPVLIRLLQAGWVHVYLSYPFVLGWSLLEAMACGCCIVGSEGMPVAEVIKNGQQGLLVPIQDQNNLGQTVLKLLANPTLRNQLGQRARQASMAWDQKITLPRLGALVEAASPLP; from the coding sequence GTGCATCAGAATTTCCCTGGCCAATTTCGGCAGCTGGCCCCATACCTGGCCCAGCAGGGCCATGAGCTGGTGGCGATTTGTTCTCACCAGCGGCCCGTTGCTCTTACGGGCAGGATATTGCGATATCAGGAGCCGGCCAAACCTACGGGGTTGCCCTTGGGCAGCATGATCTGGCATGAGGGGCTGGAGCGAGCCGCTGCCGTGGCAAGGCTTTGTGCCCAGTTGGAGGCCCAGGGCTGGCGGCCCGACAGGATCCTGGCCCACAGCGGTTGGGGGGAAACGATTGCCATTGATCAGGTGTGGCCGAATGTGCCCCAGATCGTCTGGCCCGAACTCTGGGTACAACCCCACCATGGCGGCCATGGTCATGATCCGCTGCTGCCAGTGCCTGGGTTGGAAGAACATTTAGCCCAGCTTGGCCGCAATGCCCTTACCCGCACTGCGCTTGCTAAGGCCCGCCTGTGGATTTTGCCCACCAGGCACCAGGCCAACAGCTTTCCTGCTGTCTTCCAAGGCGCCAGGCTGCAGGTGGTGCATGAAGGCATTGACACGGCGTTGGCCTGTCCGGATCCCCAGGCCAGTTACGAAGTGCGGGGCATTGCGATCAACCGCCATATCCCCACAATCACTTTTATAAACCGCAACTTGGAGCGATTACGGGGATTTGATCAGTTTCTTAGGTCCCTAGTTGTGATTCAAAGGGAGCACCCCACCGTACGGGCCTTAATAGTGGGGGATAACGAAGGCGGCTATGGGGGAGCCCACAGTTCAGGTTTACCCCTCAAGCAGGTGTTATTGGAGGAGCTGGCGGGGCAGCTAGATCTTGAGCGCATCCATTTCCTAGGGCGGGTGCCCCACCCCGTGTTGATTCGCCTGCTCCAGGCCGGCTGGGTGCATGTATATCTGAGCTATCCCTTTGTGCTCGGCTGGAGCCTACTGGAAGCCATGGCCTGTGGCTGTTGCATCGTTGGCAGTGAGGGCATGCCGGTGGCTGAAGTGATTAAAAACGGCCAACAGGGACTGCTGGTTCCTATTCAGGACCAAAACAATCTTGGCCAAACGGTGCTTAAGCTTTTGGCCAATCCAACCCTGCGCAATCAGCTGGGGCAGCGGGCTCGACAGGCTTCCATGGCCTGGGATCAAAAGATAACGCTCCCAAGGCTAGGTGCCTTGGTGGAGGCGGCATCCCCTTTGCCGTAA
- a CDS encoding glycosyltransferase → MQPLPALITSADLLPGGGLLNGRRWAGQQLLLGWAEASGARPMALAHAQPSSLQSLMPMLRQAGFSGELHGLGLLEPQAIAPWGGLFLPDPSIGRWAQWRQQAGPASFSLIGQIHTLSTPAAQAHLQDLVSEPVQPWDALICSSTAGREVVRAVIHDRWQQLASRVAPGQLVGEPISPQLPVIPLPLPIRQMRANLPSRAAGRAALDLPANAAVILWLGRLSWLTKLDPWPSYALLERLAGRLARPLVLIECGPDDVQPAAAGLEKLRALCPGVRFVRLGGEQPVEEAVKWQALAAADVALSLVDNIQETFGLAVAEAMAAGLPVVASNWDGYRDLVRDGLDGFLVPCRWAASAPALSTKLAWQQFTGLQSFPAVAGALAQLVQVDGRAAESALFSLLEDAPMAAAMGRAARQRAEQSFAQQVVMAQYEALFEELADRRLLEVAHCSPQPPPLALDPVRAFRGYASTTPPEIGWANENMLADLPVALRQERQPIWSLLQASASQHDQPALLHDLWRKHR, encoded by the coding sequence TTGCAGCCCCTGCCCGCGCTGATTACCAGCGCAGATCTTTTGCCCGGGGGTGGGTTGCTCAATGGCCGCCGTTGGGCGGGCCAGCAATTGCTCCTGGGCTGGGCCGAGGCATCTGGGGCAAGGCCAATGGCCCTTGCCCATGCCCAGCCCAGCAGCCTGCAGAGCCTGATGCCGATGTTGCGTCAGGCGGGCTTCAGCGGTGAACTGCATGGCCTGGGGCTTTTGGAACCCCAAGCCATTGCCCCATGGGGTGGCCTGTTTCTGCCGGATCCCTCGATCGGCCGTTGGGCCCAATGGCGGCAGCAGGCCGGCCCAGCCTCCTTCTCTCTTATTGGCCAGATCCACACGCTCTCCACCCCCGCAGCCCAGGCCCATCTTCAGGATCTGGTTAGCGAGCCTGTCCAGCCCTGGGATGCCCTTATCTGCAGCAGTACCGCTGGCAGGGAGGTCGTGCGGGCCGTAATCCACGATCGTTGGCAGCAGTTGGCTTCCCGTGTGGCGCCGGGTCAGCTCGTCGGCGAGCCCATTTCACCCCAATTGCCGGTGATTCCCCTGCCCCTGCCGATTCGCCAGATGCGGGCCAACCTCCCCAGCCGTGCCGCTGGCCGTGCCGCCCTCGATCTGCCGGCTAATGCCGCGGTGATTCTCTGGCTAGGGCGGCTGTCGTGGCTCACCAAGCTCGACCCCTGGCCCAGCTATGCCTTGCTTGAGAGGTTGGCGGGTCGGTTGGCACGGCCCCTGGTGTTGATTGAGTGCGGCCCAGATGATGTCCAGCCCGCGGCGGCGGGGCTGGAAAAGTTGCGGGCTCTCTGCCCTGGGGTGCGGTTTGTGCGGCTTGGCGGAGAACAGCCGGTGGAGGAGGCCGTGAAGTGGCAGGCTCTGGCCGCCGCAGATGTGGCCCTATCTCTGGTGGACAACATCCAGGAAACCTTCGGCTTAGCCGTAGCTGAGGCCATGGCGGCGGGTTTGCCTGTGGTGGCATCTAATTGGGATGGTTATCGAGATCTAGTGCGAGATGGGCTAGATGGTTTTCTGGTGCCATGCCGTTGGGCGGCTTCCGCCCCGGCGCTTTCCACCAAGCTGGCCTGGCAGCAGTTCACCGGCCTACAGAGTTTTCCTGCCGTTGCCGGAGCCCTGGCCCAATTGGTGCAGGTGGATGGCCGGGCTGCTGAATCGGCGCTGTTTTCCTTGCTTGAGGATGCGCCAATGGCGGCGGCCATGGGCCGTGCCGCCCGCCAGCGGGCCGAACAAAGCTTTGCCCAACAAGTGGTGATGGCTCAATACGAGGCCTTATTTGAGGAGTTGGCCGATCGACGGCTTCTGGAGGTGGCCCATTGCAGCCCCCAGCCTCCTCCCTTGGCCCTGGATCCGGTCCGGGCCTTCCGCGGCTATGCAAGTACGACGCCACCTGAGATCGGATGGGCCAATGAAAATATGCTTGCTGACCTCCCGGTGGCCTTGCGCCAGGAGCGCCAGCCCATATGGAGCTTGCTGCAAGCCAGCGCTTCCCAGCACGACCAACCGGCTCTTTTGCACGACCTATGGCGGAAGCATCGATGA
- a CDS encoding glycosyltransferase family 4 protein: MDLLLITNLYPPQELGGFGRCMADFCWGLMQRGHRLQVISSDAPYLGPSSHGPSGEPVNRCLTLKGTFEGGMRFLGDRPKCLSIDHDNQKLIKHWLGLKEWDGILVGNLEMLGPELLLPLVSQGCSVLHHVGFITPPYPAELQPIHANYLPVAASRCVRKSLVASGFNHQPIPVVYPGARVGLFETSLTTNALPPKPLGTAASPLKVCFAGILMSTKGVQTLADAIVILHRQGIRVQANFAGKPYQKGLQQLLSANMAEGGLEENYFFGELSRTQLARFLRIHHVLVFPSIYPEAFGIVAAEAMASGLALVSSGVGGASELFEDGVSGLRFEPGNAPHLAQQLKRLLDEPGLLEKLQSVGKARVHERFSVTHSAQQLENLFMHYGKGDAASTKAPSLGSVIF; encoded by the coding sequence ATGGACCTACTGCTGATCACCAACCTCTATCCCCCCCAGGAGCTGGGGGGCTTTGGCCGCTGCATGGCCGATTTCTGCTGGGGACTCATGCAAAGGGGGCATCGGCTGCAGGTGATCAGCAGCGATGCCCCCTATTTGGGCCCCTCTAGCCATGGCCCCAGCGGCGAACCGGTGAACCGCTGCCTAACCCTCAAAGGAACCTTTGAAGGGGGGATGAGATTTTTGGGAGACCGGCCTAAATGCCTGAGCATTGACCATGACAATCAAAAACTGATCAAACATTGGCTGGGCCTCAAGGAATGGGATGGGATCCTTGTGGGCAATCTGGAAATGCTTGGCCCTGAGTTGCTTTTACCATTGGTATCGCAAGGCTGCTCTGTATTGCATCATGTTGGCTTCATAACCCCACCATATCCTGCGGAATTACAGCCAATTCACGCCAATTACTTACCTGTAGCCGCTAGTCGGTGCGTGCGCAAGAGCCTTGTTGCTTCAGGATTTAATCATCAACCGATTCCTGTGGTTTACCCGGGGGCTCGCGTTGGGCTATTCGAAACTTCCTTAACCACAAATGCCCTACCACCAAAGCCACTGGGAACAGCCGCATCCCCTCTAAAAGTTTGTTTCGCGGGGATCTTAATGTCCACAAAAGGAGTGCAAACCTTGGCAGACGCTATCGTCATTTTGCACAGACAAGGAATACGTGTACAGGCAAATTTTGCAGGAAAGCCTTACCAGAAAGGCCTCCAGCAGCTCTTGAGCGCAAACATGGCCGAGGGGGGGCTAGAGGAAAATTATTTTTTCGGAGAGCTCAGTAGAACCCAACTAGCCCGTTTTCTAAGAATTCACCATGTTTTAGTTTTCCCTTCGATTTACCCAGAAGCCTTCGGCATCGTGGCTGCTGAAGCAATGGCAAGTGGCCTGGCCCTGGTTAGCAGCGGCGTAGGCGGCGCCAGTGAACTGTTTGAAGACGGAGTAAGCGGCCTGCGCTTTGAGCCTGGCAACGCCCCCCATCTGGCCCAGCAATTGAAACGGCTGTTGGATGAGCCCGGGCTCCTGGAAAAGCTGCAAAGTGTAGGCAAAGCACGCGTGCATGAGCGCTTCAGCGTTACCCATTCTGCCCAACAATTGGAAAATCTGTTCATGCATTACGGCAAAGGGGATGCCGCCTCCACCAAGGCACCTAGCCTTGGGAGCGTTATCTTTTGA